A single window of Jiangella alkaliphila DNA harbors:
- the dhaL gene encoding dihydroxyacetone kinase subunit DhaL, with amino-acid sequence MAFDAQTATAWVGAAEVAVKANESRLTDLDAAIGDGDHGANLARGLAAAVVAIADKQPSTPGDVLVTAGRGIVAKTGGASGPLYGTALRRAGKALGDASSVEAAEVGEALEAALTAIKELGGANDGDKTMVDALTPAVAAFQAVAADGGTVGAAAAAAAEAAETGLAATVPMQARKGRASYLGARSIGHEDPGAASTALILRALAEVTA; translated from the coding sequence ATGGCGTTCGACGCACAGACGGCGACGGCCTGGGTCGGCGCGGCCGAGGTCGCCGTCAAGGCGAACGAGTCCCGGCTGACCGACCTCGACGCCGCCATCGGCGACGGCGACCACGGCGCCAACCTCGCCCGCGGGCTGGCCGCCGCCGTCGTCGCCATCGCCGACAAGCAACCGTCCACCCCCGGTGACGTGCTGGTCACGGCCGGTCGCGGCATCGTCGCCAAGACCGGCGGCGCGTCCGGCCCGCTATATGGCACCGCGCTGCGCCGGGCCGGCAAGGCGCTGGGCGATGCTTCCTCCGTCGAGGCCGCCGAGGTGGGTGAAGCGCTGGAGGCCGCGCTGACGGCGATCAAGGAGCTGGGCGGCGCGAACGACGGCGACAAGACGATGGTCGACGCGCTCACGCCGGCCGTTGCCGCGTTCCAGGCCGTCGCCGCCGACGGCGGGACCGTCGGTGCGGCGGCCGCCGCCGCTGCCGAGGCCGCCGAGACCGGGCTCGCCGCGACCGTCCCCATGCAGGCGCGCAAGGGCCGGGCCAGCTACCTCGGCGCGCGCAGCATCGGCCACGAGGACCCCGGCGCCGCGTCGACGGCGCTGATCCTGCGGGCGCTCGCGGAGGTCACCGCGTGA
- the dhaM gene encoding dihydroxyacetone kinase phosphoryl donor subunit DhaM — MTVGIVLVSHSPAVAGSVAELASELAGPSVAIRPAGGTDDGRFGTSIELIAAAVSAADSGDGVCVIMDMGSSVLTSKTLLEDWEDEDGGPVVRLADAPFTEGAVAAAVLASTGQDLDTVVSSAEQAWSMRKL, encoded by the coding sequence GTGACGGTCGGCATCGTGCTGGTCTCGCACAGTCCCGCGGTCGCCGGTTCCGTCGCCGAACTGGCGTCGGAGCTGGCCGGGCCCTCGGTCGCCATCCGGCCCGCGGGCGGCACCGACGACGGCCGGTTCGGCACCAGCATCGAGCTGATCGCCGCCGCCGTCTCCGCCGCCGACAGCGGCGACGGCGTCTGCGTGATCATGGACATGGGCAGTTCCGTGCTGACGTCGAAGACGCTGCTGGAGGACTGGGAAGACGAGGACGGCGGCCCGGTCGTCCGGCTCGCCGACGCCCCGTTCACCGAGGGCGCGGTGGCGGCGGCGGTGCTCGCCTCCACCGGCCAGGACCTCGACACCGTCGTCAGCTCCGCCGAGCAGGCCTGGTCGATGCGCAAGCTCTGA
- a CDS encoding golvesin C-terminal-like domain-containing protein produces the protein MTSQPSRRAVLALGAAIVVTPVVTTAANAAGSPVRPVTNLAGAFAAAARRHSVPRDLLVALSYTVTRIDDHAGQPSQAGGYGVMHLISNPSTDTLGTAAALTGHGLDALKTDVAANVDGAAALLRSLADEAGLTAAGRRRIDAWYEPVARYSGYADPSVARLEADTVYETLERGLALQSHGETYTVAARPVAPEHGSFATVPTLDQRFSVKSDDYGPARWVAANSGNYRVANRPSDYAIDRVVIHTVQGSYAGCISWFQNPSANVSAHYVIRSSDGEVTQMVRNKDVAWHVGNTNNRSIGIEHEGWVNDPAWYTEAMYRSSAALTRHVCDRYGIPRTRTNIIAHSEAPGATHTDPGPNWDWNRYMGYVNGGTPPSFSVIVDNGGAFTASANWVTASAPGQYGSNHRHVQPVLASDAAWFSANIPSAANYLVEVWYPQDPANNSRTPYIVATPSGNQTVYVDQRSNGGLWVSIGTFALAAGSRPVVGVSRWTSTAGSIEADAVRISR, from the coding sequence GTGACGAGTCAACCCAGCCGACGCGCCGTCCTGGCGCTCGGCGCCGCCATCGTCGTGACGCCCGTGGTCACGACCGCCGCCAACGCCGCAGGCAGCCCCGTCCGGCCGGTCACGAACCTCGCCGGCGCGTTCGCCGCGGCGGCCCGCCGGCACAGCGTCCCGCGCGACCTGCTGGTCGCGCTCTCCTACACCGTCACCCGCATCGACGACCACGCCGGCCAACCCAGCCAGGCCGGCGGCTACGGCGTCATGCACCTGATCAGCAACCCGTCCACCGACACGCTGGGCACGGCCGCCGCACTCACCGGCCACGGCCTGGACGCACTCAAGACCGACGTCGCGGCCAACGTCGACGGCGCCGCCGCCCTGCTGCGCTCGCTGGCCGACGAGGCCGGGCTGACCGCCGCCGGGCGCCGCCGCATCGACGCCTGGTACGAGCCGGTCGCCCGCTACTCCGGGTACGCCGACCCCTCGGTCGCCCGGCTCGAGGCCGACACCGTCTACGAGACGCTGGAGCGCGGCCTGGCGCTGCAGTCGCACGGCGAGACCTACACCGTCGCCGCCCGCCCGGTCGCCCCCGAGCACGGCTCGTTCGCCACCGTCCCCACGCTCGACCAGCGGTTCTCCGTCAAGAGCGACGACTACGGCCCGGCCCGCTGGGTGGCCGCCAACTCCGGCAACTACCGCGTCGCCAACCGGCCGAGTGACTACGCGATCGATCGGGTTGTCATCCACACCGTGCAGGGCTCGTACGCCGGCTGCATCTCGTGGTTCCAGAACCCGAGCGCGAACGTCTCCGCCCACTACGTCATCCGCTCGTCCGACGGCGAGGTGACGCAGATGGTGCGCAACAAGGACGTCGCCTGGCACGTCGGCAACACCAACAACCGGTCCATCGGCATCGAGCACGAGGGCTGGGTCAACGACCCCGCCTGGTACACCGAGGCCATGTACCGCTCGTCGGCCGCGCTGACCCGCCACGTCTGCGACCGCTACGGCATCCCGCGCACCCGCACCAACATCATCGCGCACAGCGAGGCCCCCGGCGCCACACACACCGACCCCGGCCCGAACTGGGACTGGAACCGGTACATGGGCTACGTCAACGGCGGCACCCCGCCGTCGTTCAGCGTCATTGTCGACAACGGTGGCGCGTTCACCGCCAGCGCCAACTGGGTGACGGCGTCGGCGCCCGGCCAGTACGGCAGCAACCACCGGCACGTGCAGCCGGTGCTGGCCAGCGACGCGGCCTGGTTCAGCGCGAACATCCCGTCGGCCGCCAACTACCTGGTCGAGGTCTGGTACCCGCAGGACCCGGCGAACAACTCCCGCACGCCGTACATCGTCGCCACCCCGAGCGGCAACCAGACGGTCTACGTCGACCAGCGCAGCAACGGCGGCCTGTGGGTCTCCATCGGGACGTTCGCGCTGGCCGCCGGCAGCCGGCCGGTGGTCGGCGTCAGCCGCTGGACGTCGACGGCCGGCTCCATCGAGGCAGACGCCGTCCGCATCTCTCGTTAG
- the dhaK gene encoding dihydroxyacetone kinase subunit DhaK: MKKLINSPDSVIADALRGMAAAHPSLAVDLENRVISRASGATQGKVGLVSGGGSGHEPLHGGYVGYGMLDAAAPGEVYTSPVPDQILAATRAADSGSGVLHIVKNYTGDVLNFRMAAELAEDEDVRVVSVVTNDDAAVEDSTYTAGRRGVGGTVFVEKIAGAAAEEGADLDAVARIATHVNEVTRSFAIALHAGTVPAAGKPGFELAETEVELGVGIHGEPGRERGAMAPVHDLVGYALDVIHADRPVAGDVLVMLNGQGASPLIELYGAFAEAVAWIEGHGARVARSLVGNYITSLDQQGFSISVLSLDDELVRLWDAPVETPALRWGR, encoded by the coding sequence ATGAAGAAGCTGATCAACTCCCCCGACTCGGTCATCGCCGACGCGCTGCGCGGCATGGCCGCCGCCCATCCGTCCCTCGCCGTCGACCTGGAGAACCGGGTCATCTCACGGGCGAGCGGCGCGACCCAGGGCAAGGTGGGACTGGTCTCCGGTGGGGGCTCCGGACACGAACCGCTGCATGGCGGCTACGTCGGCTACGGGATGCTCGACGCCGCGGCTCCGGGCGAGGTCTACACGTCGCCCGTGCCCGACCAGATCCTCGCCGCCACGCGGGCCGCCGACAGCGGCTCGGGCGTGCTGCACATCGTCAAGAACTACACAGGCGACGTGCTCAACTTCCGCATGGCGGCCGAGCTGGCCGAGGACGAGGACGTCCGCGTCGTCAGCGTCGTCACCAACGACGACGCCGCCGTCGAGGACTCCACCTACACCGCCGGCCGCCGCGGCGTCGGCGGCACCGTGTTCGTCGAGAAGATCGCCGGCGCCGCCGCCGAGGAGGGCGCCGACCTCGACGCCGTCGCGCGCATCGCCACCCACGTCAACGAGGTGACCCGGTCGTTCGCCATCGCGCTGCACGCCGGCACCGTCCCGGCGGCCGGGAAGCCGGGCTTCGAGCTGGCCGAGACCGAGGTCGAGCTGGGCGTCGGCATCCACGGCGAGCCGGGCCGCGAGCGCGGCGCGATGGCGCCGGTGCACGACCTCGTCGGCTACGCGCTCGACGTCATCCACGCCGACCGGCCGGTCGCCGGCGACGTGCTGGTCATGCTCAACGGCCAGGGCGCCAGCCCGCTGATCGAGCTGTACGGCGCGTTCGCCGAGGCCGTCGCCTGGATCGAGGGCCACGGCGCCCGGGTCGCGCGCAGCCTGGTCGGCAACTACATCACCAGCCTCGACCAGCAGGGCTTCTCCATCTCCGTCCTGTCGCTCGACGACGAGCTGGTGCGGCTGTGGGACGCGCCCGTCGAGACGCCCGCGCTGCGCTGGGGACGGTGA
- a CDS encoding beta-L-arabinofuranosidase domain-containing protein, which translates to MSRRFSRRDALRLGAMAAAAPAAASAVATAVAPAHAAGPATAAIPGGAPRPGWTSDAWEVQPFALNQVTLGDGVYKEKRDRMLDYARNYPGTGDVLAGPDRMLHLFRANAGLPAPGTWPGGWDTPNHLLRGHFSGHWMTMLAQCWAATGEELFLTKLDYLVAELAKVQDALDQRDFGRVAGRFGKAVRLSDPHPNQFVTLPPDLNAGLTDATFAAWVNPAANQTNARILTLAASSRAYLALTARVSNEVGPRFAITVDGANAEQRVDSPVQLALNTWNHVAVTLQGGTARLYVNGTEAAVNTGLTLTPAAVGATTSNWIGRSTSNDHALLNAAVDDVQLHGRALTPAEIQALTTGSVDATALRARWTFDDEGESAPDASGNGRHATIVGTGYPGYLAAFPEGQFIRIEPPMVQPNSGPNAVWAVWYTHHKIMRGLLNAYDLTGNEDALPILFRMGEWVHNRLGHLTPEGRDRMWNTYSAGEAGSMNEVMAELASHTTDSAQRERFLETAKMFTFSTLFNATIDQDDQLNGRHANQYMAPNIGYLRIFEHTGEEQYHTAARNFWGMVVPHRTFSNGGAGRSEHFRARGDITSGFTSGSDPRHAETCCAYNMLRLTRNLFFHEPEPAFMDFYEKALHNQILSSRRDVDSVTATEVTYHQNMWPGRSRRIGNTVEYSRYGGNGSCCNGTGVESHTKYQETVFFRSADAGALYLNLFVQATLTWPERGFVIAQETAFPAAGSTRLRIQAGSGPLDLKLRVPGWAKQGYTVAVNGRDQHVDATPTSYVTVSRNWQAGDVVDITMPLSFWVDKALNDKSVQSIMYGPTLMVVRDATPSYRELTFFPQLGLDGDLAAAIEPTDASMHFTTHGLLLAPYYVADAVPGQFNSFHPYVKRVEPEVVFRSQRTGVPNDAIRDQQGETFLDRVWDAAPFANHGDLVRQVEAVSQEWADAGRHTRRQRQDIIVAAARATSEL; encoded by the coding sequence ATGAGCAGGAGATTCTCCCGGCGGGACGCGCTGCGTCTGGGGGCGATGGCCGCGGCCGCGCCGGCCGCCGCATCGGCCGTCGCCACCGCGGTCGCACCAGCACACGCAGCCGGCCCGGCCACCGCGGCCATCCCCGGCGGCGCACCCCGGCCCGGTTGGACGTCCGACGCGTGGGAGGTCCAGCCGTTCGCGCTGAACCAGGTCACGCTGGGCGACGGCGTCTACAAGGAGAAGCGCGACCGGATGCTCGACTACGCCCGCAACTACCCGGGCACCGGCGACGTCCTGGCGGGGCCGGACCGGATGCTGCACCTGTTCCGGGCCAACGCCGGCCTCCCCGCGCCGGGTACCTGGCCGGGCGGCTGGGACACGCCGAACCACCTGCTCCGCGGCCACTTCTCCGGCCACTGGATGACGATGCTGGCGCAGTGCTGGGCGGCCACCGGCGAGGAGCTCTTCCTGACGAAGCTGGACTACCTCGTCGCGGAGCTGGCGAAGGTCCAGGACGCGCTCGACCAGCGCGACTTCGGCCGCGTCGCCGGCCGGTTCGGCAAGGCCGTCAGGCTCAGCGACCCGCACCCGAACCAGTTCGTCACGCTCCCGCCCGACCTGAACGCCGGCCTCACAGACGCCACGTTCGCCGCATGGGTGAACCCGGCCGCGAACCAGACGAACGCCCGCATCCTCACCCTCGCTGCCAGCAGCCGCGCCTACCTGGCCCTCACCGCGCGCGTCTCGAACGAGGTCGGCCCCCGGTTCGCGATCACGGTCGACGGGGCCAACGCCGAGCAGCGCGTCGACTCGCCCGTCCAGCTCGCCCTGAACACCTGGAACCACGTCGCCGTCACCCTCCAGGGCGGCACCGCGAGGCTCTACGTCAACGGTACCGAGGCCGCCGTCAACACCGGGCTCACCCTCACCCCCGCCGCCGTCGGCGCGACGACGAGCAACTGGATCGGCCGCTCCACCAGCAACGACCACGCCCTGCTCAACGCCGCCGTCGACGACGTCCAGCTGCACGGCCGCGCGCTGACCCCCGCGGAGATCCAGGCGCTGACGACCGGATCCGTCGACGCCACCGCGCTGCGGGCCCGCTGGACCTTCGACGACGAGGGCGAGAGCGCGCCGGACGCGTCCGGGAACGGCCGGCACGCCACCATCGTCGGCACCGGCTACCCCGGCTACCTGGCCGCGTTCCCGGAGGGCCAGTTCATCCGGATCGAGCCGCCGATGGTGCAGCCGAACAGCGGCCCGAACGCCGTCTGGGCGGTCTGGTACACCCATCACAAGATCATGCGCGGCCTGCTCAACGCCTACGACCTCACCGGCAACGAGGACGCGCTGCCGATCCTGTTCCGCATGGGCGAGTGGGTGCACAACCGGCTCGGCCACCTCACGCCCGAGGGCCGCGACCGGATGTGGAACACCTACAGCGCGGGCGAGGCCGGGTCGATGAACGAGGTCATGGCCGAGCTCGCGTCGCACACGACGGATTCCGCACAGCGCGAGCGGTTCCTCGAGACCGCCAAGATGTTCACCTTCAGCACCCTGTTCAACGCCACGATCGACCAGGACGACCAGCTGAACGGGCGGCACGCGAACCAGTACATGGCGCCGAACATCGGCTACCTGCGCATCTTCGAGCACACCGGCGAGGAGCAGTACCACACGGCCGCCCGCAACTTCTGGGGCATGGTGGTGCCGCACCGCACGTTCAGCAACGGCGGCGCCGGACGCAGCGAGCACTTCCGCGCCCGCGGCGACATCACGTCCGGGTTCACGTCGGGCAGCGACCCGCGGCACGCCGAGACCTGCTGCGCCTACAACATGCTCCGCCTCACGCGGAACCTGTTCTTCCACGAGCCCGAGCCGGCCTTCATGGACTTCTACGAGAAGGCGCTGCACAACCAGATCCTCAGCTCGCGCCGCGACGTCGACAGCGTCACCGCCACTGAGGTGACGTACCACCAGAACATGTGGCCTGGGCGGTCGCGGCGCATCGGCAACACCGTCGAGTACAGCCGGTACGGCGGCAACGGCAGCTGCTGCAACGGCACCGGCGTCGAGAGCCACACGAAGTACCAGGAGACGGTGTTCTTCCGCTCCGCCGACGCCGGCGCGCTCTACCTGAACCTGTTCGTCCAGGCCACGCTGACCTGGCCGGAGCGCGGCTTCGTCATCGCACAGGAGACCGCGTTCCCGGCGGCCGGCTCGACCCGTCTGCGCATCCAGGCCGGCAGCGGCCCGCTCGACCTCAAGCTGCGCGTCCCCGGCTGGGCGAAGCAGGGCTACACAGTCGCCGTCAACGGCCGGGACCAGCACGTCGACGCGACGCCGACGTCGTACGTCACCGTCAGCCGCAACTGGCAGGCCGGCGACGTCGTCGACATCACCATGCCGCTGAGCTTCTGGGTCGACAAGGCGCTCAACGACAAGTCGGTGCAGTCGATCATGTATGGGCCGACGCTGATGGTCGTGCGCGACGCGACGCCGAGCTACCGCGAGCTGACGTTCTTCCCGCAGCTCGGGCTGGACGGCGACCTGGCGGCGGCGATCGAGCCGACCGACGCGTCGATGCACTTCACGACGCACGGCCTGCTGCTGGCGCCGTACTACGTCGCCGACGCGGTACCCGGCCAGTTCAACAGCTTCCACCCGTACGTGAAGCGGGTCGAGCCCGAGGTGGTGTTCCGGTCGCAGCGGACCGGCGTGCCGAACGACGCGATCCGCGACCAGCAGGGCGAGACGTTCCTCGACCGCGTCTGGGACGCCGCGCCGTTCGCGAACCACGGCGACCTCGTCCGTCAGGTGGAGGCCGTCTCCCAGGAGTGGGCCGACGCCGGCCGGCACACCCGGCGGCAGCGGCAGGACATCATCGTCGCGGCCGCGAGGGCGACGTCCGAGCTGTAA
- a CDS encoding helix-turn-helix transcriptional regulator — translation MADLDLVTLGRRIRHARKAAGLTLGALATAVDRAPSLLSQIENGRREPRLTLLQAIATALGVDVADLMKPEPPSHRAALEIALEHAQADPLYSSLGLPHVTAGPTMPAEVLESLVGLHGELRRRATEQAATPEEARRANAELRRQMRDRGNYFAETEQVAAGISRAVGHDGGPLTERGVGELTTHLGFTLHRVADLPRATRSITDLEDRRIYLPASGRGGHDPRTIVLQTLGHFALGHREPADYADFLRQRVETNYFAAALLMPEAAAADFLQRAKARRELAIDDLRDVFAVSYETAAHRFTNLATHHLGLPVHFMRVGEDGVIYKAYENDDVTFPADVTGAIEGQLVCRFWASRAVFAAPDRYATHHQYTDMGRGTYWCTTHVESTPEGDFAIDVGVPYAHSKWFQGRETTVRATSGCPDPSCCRRPPAALAGRWSSRAWPSARVHSHLLAALPPGTFPGVDDTDVYTFLERHSGAGSD, via the coding sequence ATGGCCGATCTCGACCTCGTCACCCTGGGCCGCCGCATCCGGCACGCCCGCAAGGCCGCCGGGCTCACGCTCGGCGCGCTCGCGACCGCCGTCGACCGCGCGCCGTCGCTGCTCTCGCAGATCGAGAACGGACGGCGCGAGCCGCGGCTGACGCTGCTGCAGGCCATCGCGACGGCGCTGGGCGTCGACGTCGCCGACCTGATGAAGCCGGAGCCGCCGTCGCACCGCGCGGCGTTGGAGATCGCGCTCGAGCACGCGCAGGCCGACCCGTTGTACTCGTCGCTCGGGCTGCCGCACGTGACGGCCGGCCCCACCATGCCGGCGGAGGTGCTCGAGTCGCTGGTCGGGCTGCACGGCGAGCTGCGCCGTCGAGCCACCGAGCAGGCCGCGACCCCCGAGGAGGCCCGCCGGGCCAACGCCGAGCTGCGCCGGCAGATGCGCGACCGCGGCAACTACTTCGCCGAGACCGAGCAGGTCGCGGCCGGCATCTCCCGCGCGGTCGGGCACGACGGCGGCCCGCTCACCGAGCGCGGCGTCGGCGAGCTGACCACGCACCTCGGCTTCACCCTGCATCGGGTCGCCGACCTGCCGCGCGCCACCCGCTCCATCACCGACCTCGAGGACCGGCGCATCTACCTGCCCGCGTCGGGGCGCGGCGGGCACGACCCGCGGACCATCGTGCTGCAGACGCTCGGCCATTTCGCGCTGGGCCATCGCGAGCCGGCCGACTACGCCGACTTCCTGCGCCAGCGGGTCGAGACCAACTACTTCGCCGCGGCGCTGCTGATGCCCGAGGCGGCCGCCGCCGACTTCCTGCAGCGGGCGAAGGCCCGGCGCGAGCTGGCCATCGACGACCTGCGCGACGTGTTCGCCGTCTCCTACGAGACCGCCGCGCACCGGTTCACCAACCTCGCCACCCACCACCTCGGGCTGCCGGTGCACTTCATGCGGGTCGGCGAGGACGGCGTCATCTACAAGGCCTACGAGAACGACGACGTCACGTTCCCCGCCGACGTCACCGGCGCCATCGAGGGCCAGCTGGTCTGCCGGTTCTGGGCGTCGCGGGCGGTGTTCGCCGCGCCCGACCGCTACGCCACCCACCACCAGTACACCGACATGGGCCGCGGCACGTACTGGTGCACCACGCACGTCGAGAGCACGCCCGAGGGCGACTTCGCCATCGACGTCGGCGTGCCGTACGCCCACTCGAAGTGGTTCCAGGGCCGCGAGACCACCGTCCGGGCCACGTCGGGCTGCCCCGACCCGTCCTGCTGCCGCCGCCCGCCGGCCGCGCTGGCCGGCCGCTGGAGCAGCCGGGCCTGGCCCAGCGCGCGGGTCCACTCGCACCTCCTGGCAGCATTGCCTCCAGGCACCTTTCCGGGGGTGGACGACACCGACGTCTACACCTTCCTGGAGCGACACTCCGGAGCCGGATCCGATTAA
- the aceA gene encoding isocitrate lyase: protein MTTTLDRRTTEAAALAEQWASDPRWSGVRRTYSAEDVVRLRGSVREEHTLARRGAERLWELLHQPEHVAALGAITGNQAVQMVRAGLKAIYLSGWQVAADGNTSGNTYPDQSLYPVNSVPTVVRRINNALLRADEITYAEGADPGFDWLAPIVADAEAGFGGPLNAYELAKALIAAGAAGVHYEDQLASEKKCGHLGGKVLVPTSQHIRTLNAARLAADVAGVPTIIVARTDSLAAELITSDVDPIDQPFLTGERTAEGFYRTRSGVEPVLARALAYAPYADLLWVETGTPDLALARKVAETVREQYPDKMLAYNCSPSFNWKAHLDDAEIETFQRDLADLGYRFQFITLAGFHQLNYGMFDLARRYAESAMTAYVDLQQREFAAEHLGYTATKHQREVGTGYFDLVSTALNPDSDTLALKGSTEEEQF, encoded by the coding sequence ATGACGACGACCCTGGACCGCCGGACCACCGAGGCCGCCGCCCTCGCCGAACAGTGGGCGAGCGACCCCCGCTGGTCCGGCGTGCGCCGCACCTACTCCGCCGAGGACGTCGTGCGGCTGCGCGGCAGCGTCCGCGAGGAGCACACGCTGGCCCGCCGCGGCGCCGAGCGGCTGTGGGAGCTGCTGCACCAGCCCGAGCACGTGGCCGCGCTGGGCGCGATCACCGGCAACCAGGCGGTGCAGATGGTCCGGGCCGGACTCAAGGCGATCTACCTGTCCGGCTGGCAGGTCGCGGCCGACGGCAACACGTCCGGCAACACCTACCCGGACCAGAGCCTCTACCCGGTCAACTCGGTGCCGACCGTCGTCCGCCGCATCAACAACGCGCTGCTGCGCGCCGACGAGATCACCTACGCCGAGGGCGCCGACCCCGGGTTCGACTGGCTGGCGCCGATCGTCGCCGACGCCGAGGCCGGGTTCGGCGGGCCGTTGAACGCGTACGAGCTGGCCAAGGCGCTGATCGCGGCCGGCGCGGCGGGCGTCCACTACGAGGACCAGCTGGCCTCGGAGAAGAAGTGTGGCCACCTCGGCGGCAAGGTCCTGGTGCCGACGTCGCAGCACATCCGCACGCTCAACGCGGCCCGGCTCGCGGCCGACGTCGCCGGCGTCCCGACGATCATCGTCGCGCGCACCGACTCGCTGGCCGCGGAGCTGATCACCAGCGACGTCGACCCGATCGACCAGCCGTTCCTCACCGGCGAGCGGACCGCCGAGGGGTTCTACCGGACCCGCTCCGGCGTCGAGCCGGTGCTGGCCCGCGCGCTGGCCTACGCGCCGTACGCCGACCTGCTGTGGGTCGAGACCGGCACCCCGGACCTCGCCCTGGCCCGCAAGGTGGCCGAGACTGTGCGCGAGCAGTACCCGGACAAGATGCTGGCGTACAACTGCTCGCCGTCGTTCAACTGGAAGGCGCATCTCGACGACGCCGAGATCGAGACCTTCCAGCGCGACCTCGCCGACCTGGGCTACCGGTTCCAGTTCATCACGCTGGCCGGGTTCCACCAGCTCAACTACGGCATGTTCGACCTCGCCCGCCGCTACGCCGAGAGCGCGATGACCGCGTACGTCGACCTGCAGCAGCGCGAGTTCGCCGCCGAGCACCTGGGCTACACGGCGACGAAGCACCAGCGCGAGGTCGGCACCGGCTACTTCGACCTGGTGTCGACGGCGCTCAACCCCGACAGCGACACCCTGGCCCTCAAGGGGTCGACCGAGGAGGAGCAGTTCTGA